The nucleotide sequence ACGTGGTTGTCGTGCGTATCGAGCAAGTGTGTAGGCCGCGACGCGTGGCCGGCCAGGTGCATTTGCACAATCCGCGGGTACGGCAAGTTGCCAATGTATTCCGCAGGGTCGAAATCGTGATTGATGCTCGACACGTACACGTTGTTCACATCGAGCAGCAAGCCGCAATTGGTTTCCTCCGCCACGCAGGAAAGAAATTCCCATTCGCTCATGCTCGAGGCGGCAAACGTGACGTAACTGCTGGGGTTTTCCAGAACCAGCGGCCGCTCCAAATAATCTTGCACCGTGTGCACGCGCTGCACCACATGTCGCAAGGTTTCCTCATTAAACGGCAGCGGCAGCAAATCGTGCGTGTTCAGGCCCAGCACGCCGGTCCAGCACAAATGGTCGGAAATCCAACCGGCTTTCACTTCCTGGGCCAGCCGTTTCAGCTTCGCCAAATAATCGAAATTGAGCGGATCGGTGCTGCCAATGGAAAGCGACACGCCGTGCATCACCACCGGGTAGCGCTCGGCAATTTGCTCCAGAACGTAGCGCGGCCGACCCTGCGAATCGATAAAATTTTCCGAAATGATTTCGAACCAATCGACCGTTGGGCAGTGCTGCAAAATGTGAGAAAAATGCACACTCCGCAATCCTACGCCCAGGCCGAGGTTGGGAAATCCAAGTCGCGGCACAGTCATGAAACAATCCATCGATAAAAACAAAATGGCGCCGGGCTACATGCCCTATACGGCGTGCTGCCGTTACCGCAGTATATGAAATGATTGCCGAGTTCGCATCTTTCCAGAACAGCCATTAAAAGATATTGTGAAGGTGCATCGGAGCCAGGGCCAATCCATAACGATTGCAGGCGATCGTCGTCAAAAACTTTTTCGTCTCAGAGAATTGCATGAGTGCTGAAGCCCGATTGATCGAACTGCAAATTCAACTTCCCCCCGCGCCCAAGCCTGTGGGACTTTACAAGCCGGTGGTCGTTTGCGAAAAATGGGCGTACCTATCGGGGCATGGCCCGCTACGGGCCGACAAATCGCTGATTACCGGCCGCGTGGGGGCGGATTTAGATTTGAAAGCCGGACAAGCTGCCGCGCGCCAAACCGGTTTGGCAATTTTGGCATCACTGCGCGAAGCCTTGGGAAGCCTCGATCACGTCCAGCGAATCGTAAAAACATTTGGGTTGGTAAATTGCACGGCAGACTTCCATCAACAGCCGGCGGTGCTCAACGGCTTTAGCGAGTTGATGGCCGAAGTGTTCGGCCCCGATGCCGGCGTCGGAGCCCGCAGCGCCGTGGGAGCCATCGCGTTGCCGGGAAACATGGCGGTCGAAGTGGAAGCGATTTTTGAAATCGGTTAGCGCATTGATTTTAAGATTCACGCGCACGCAGAAGAGTACAACCATGATGCAACCCGGGCCCGCCCGAGCGCAATTTTCCGCCGCACTTTCCACCGCGCCGGAAACCACGGCGGCTGTCGATGAAGTTTGCCGCAAAGCGCTCTCTCAATTAGGAGCCAAGCCCGATTTAGCTCTGGTATTTGTCTCGCCCGATCATCGCCAGTCCTTGGACCAAGTGGCCGCGCAGGTGTGCCAAGCCATTGGCTCGGAAATGCTGTTGGGCTGCACCGGCGAATCGATCATTGGCAAAAACCGCG is from Pirellulales bacterium and encodes:
- a CDS encoding RidA family protein encodes the protein MSAEARLIELQIQLPPAPKPVGLYKPVVVCEKWAYLSGHGPLRADKSLITGRVGADLDLKAGQAAARQTGLAILASLREALGSLDHVQRIVKTFGLVNCTADFHQQPAVLNGFSELMAEVFGPDAGVGARSAVGAIALPGNMAVEVEAIFEIG
- a CDS encoding DUF692 domain-containing protein is translated as MTVPRLGFPNLGLGVGLRSVHFSHILQHCPTVDWFEIISENFIDSQGRPRYVLEQIAERYPVVMHGVSLSIGSTDPLNFDYLAKLKRLAQEVKAGWISDHLCWTGVLGLNTHDLLPLPFNEETLRHVVQRVHTVQDYLERPLVLENPSSYVTFAASSMSEWEFLSCVAEETNCGLLLDVNNVYVSSINHDFDPAEYIGNLPYPRIVQMHLAGHASRPTHLLDTHDNHVVDPVWELYRLAHEKTGGVASLLEWDAKIPPFPVVHAEILKARQYMTANFPASNNRLRNVPQPHQQAAGTPPHPATLVLADVE